The following DNA comes from bacterium.
GGCACGGGGTGAAATCCTGGCGCTGGTCGGGGCTTCCGGCTCGGGGAAGTCGACGCTTCTGAATCTGCTGGCGGGGCTGGACACACCCTCGGCGGGGAGGGTCATCGTCGAAGGACTGGATCTGACAGCGGCG
Coding sequences within:
- a CDS encoding ATP-binding cassette domain-containing protein gives rise to the protein MDWITAADLCRYYRRGKSEVRALDGVNLTLARGEILALVGASGSGKSTLLNLLAGLDTPSAGRVIVEGLDLTAA